The genomic segment ATTAGCTTCAATTGATATTACTCCTGCATTGTTTTCTCTATCTGATACAATCTTTAAGTCATAAGAATATTCATCTAAAAGATCATATAATTTTTTTAAATTCTCTTGTTTTTTATTTTTTATATTCTCTATTCCAATTTTTAAAAGCTCATCTGTGCTTAGTTTAAGTCCAATTATTCCCAAAATATTTGGACTTCCTGCCTCAAATCTTTCTGGAAGTTCTTCTGGCATATCTTCATCTTCAGAATTGATTCCTGTACCACCATATAGTAGAGGAATTAGTGGAACTTTTTTATTATAGATATATCCTCCTATTCCTGAAGGTCCATATAAATTTTTATGTCCCGCAAAAACGATAAAATCTGAAGAAATAGAGATTTCTGAAAAATCTAAAACTCCTCCAGTTTGAGTTGCATCTAAAATTGTTACTGCATTGTATTTTTTTCCTTCTCCAAATATTTTTTCCACAGGTAAAATATTTCCAAAAACATTTGAAGCATGATTGCAAATGATTAGATCAGGTTTTTGTGACATAAATTGTAGTTGCATATTTTCAAAATCTAAATTAAATTCATTAAATTTTAAGATTTTTAAATCTATATTTTTCTCTTTTACAATTTTTTTTATCACTCTATAGACAGAATTGTGTTCAAAAGGGGATATATAAATAGTTTTAATATTAGAGTAATCTAACCCTAATATTATTTCATTTAAAGAAAATGTAGCAGATGAATTAAGTATCACTTCATTTTTTGTACTAAATATTTTTTTTATATTTTTTATTAAACTTTCTTTTATAAATCTAGCATCTTTACTTTTATCTGAACTGTTTCTAGAAAAATTAATTCCGCACTCTTTATATAAAGACATTGTTTCATTATAAAAACTTTCAAATTTAGGATAAGATGTTGATGCGTTATCGTAATAAACAGTACTTTTCATAACTTTCTCCTTAAAAAAGACAAAAAGAGGCTAATTTTGATAGAAATTAGCCTCTTACTTAATCTTTTATATAATATTTTCTCTAACTTTTGTAATTAATTTCTACCAATAAAAAAACAATATTTTTGGCACTATTATAACACTTTTTGCTGAGAATTAATACTTGAAATTTTTTTAATTTTTTTTAGAAAAGTTGCAAGAACTTTTTAACACAAACTTTTCTTAGAATCCATCTTAGTTGCTAAGTATAAAAACGGTGTATCCATGGCAGCTACTATCCATTTTAATATATATGTGCTTAAAAATATTTCAAACATAACCTCAAAAGAAAAAATTCCTGTAAAGGCTAAAGTTGTAAATAAAACATTATCCACAAGTTGACTTACCATTGTACTTCCGTTATTTCTAATCCAAAGATGCTTTGGAAACTTTTCTTTTAAAATTTTATATAAATATATATCTATATGTTGAGAAATTGCATAAGATATTAAACCAACAATCATAAATCTTGGGAATAATCCAAAAATTGATTTTAAATTACTGTGCATCTCTGCTCCATCAGCTTCTGGAACGAATAATAATGCAAAATTTATCATAAACGCTATAACTATATTTGTAAAAAATCCTATCCATATAGCTTTTTTAGCTTCTTTCTCTCCATACTTTTCTGAAAGTATATCTGTCACTAAAAATGCACTTGCATAAGGGATATTTCCCAAAGAGGCGTGAAGTCCAAAAAGTTTAACTAAAACCATAACCTCAACACTTGCTATAAACATTGATATTGGAATCCAAATAAATAACCCCGTTTTACCAAAGCACTTATAAGCACCTAAAACTATTATAAAACTAATAACTAACTTTATTAACCATAACATCT from the Candidatus Cetobacterium colombiensis genome contains:
- a CDS encoding aminotransferase class V-fold PLP-dependent enzyme; its protein translation is MKSTVYYDNASTSYPKFESFYNETMSLYKECGINFSRNSSDKSKDARFIKESLIKNIKKIFSTKNEVILNSSATFSLNEIILGLDYSNIKTIYISPFEHNSVYRVIKKIVKEKNIDLKILKFNEFNLDFENMQLQFMSQKPDLIICNHASNVFGNILPVEKIFGEGKKYNAVTILDATQTGGVLDFSEISISSDFIVFAGHKNLYGPSGIGGYIYNKKVPLIPLLYGGTGINSEDEDMPEELPERFEAGSPNILGIIGLKLSTDELLKIGIENIKNKKQENLKKLYDLLDEYSYDLKIVSDRENNAGVISIEANDYSPQELENLFNDEGIITRRGLHCAPLAHKHMGTDKNGTLRLSVGYFNDEQDLNKLTEVLESIF
- a CDS encoding queuosine precursor transporter, translated to MMNGMLLQNEMLWLIKLVISFIIVLGAYKCFGKTGLFIWIPISMFIASVEVMVLVKLFGLHASLGNIPYASAFLVTDILSEKYGEKEAKKAIWIGFFTNIVIAFMINFALLFVPEADGAEMHSNLKSIFGLFPRFMIVGLISYAISQHIDIYLYKILKEKFPKHLWIRNNGSTMVSQLVDNVLFTTLAFTGIFSFEVMFEIFLSTYILKWIVAAMDTPFLYLATKMDSKKSLC